A stretch of DNA from Campylobacter concisus:
AAATTTTTACTACTATGCGAAAAGATGCCAGCTACAATGAAGCTAAGAAGCGGGAAAAATAGCGAAATACAAAATAAAATCATCTCTTAGCCTTTCATATTTGTCATCGAATCTAAACTGATGCTGCCAGTCTTTTTGTACCAAAGCACGAGCAGACCTAGTCCCACGGCGACCTCGCTAGCGGCGATGGCTACTATAAAAAAAGCGATAATCTGCCCAGTTAGGTCAAAGTAGTATTTCGAGATGGCTGCAAGTGCGATGTTTGCTGAGTTTAGTAAAATTTCGCTTGAGAAAAATAGCATTATCAAATTTCTTCTTCTCATTATGCCAACAAGACCTATGACAAAGACTAGGCTTGCTAGGATGAGATAGTGAGTAAGGCCTATCATAGCATCTCCTCAAATTTGCTTTGCGCGTCTAGGTCTTTGTGTATCAAGATGATGCCAGCCACCATCGCCACAAGTAGCATGATAGCGCACATCTCAAAGGCAAGCAGATACTTGCTAAAGAGCAAAATTCCAACCGCTTCGATGTTGCCAAGGTTAGCGAGAGTAGAATTTACCACCTCTTGCTTAGCGCTATAGATCGGCGCTAAAAAGATAAATATCAAAAGAAGCGCTATGAAGCTGCTTAAAAGATAGACGATGATCTTTGCTTTTTTGCCACTTTTTGGCTCGCACTCCTTGCTGGTGTCAAAAAACATCATCGCAAATGCGTATAAAACGACCACCGCGCCTGTATAGACGACGATTTGTACCACACCTAAAAACTCAGCCCCAAGCAAGAAAAATATAGCTGATATAAAAACCATGCCAGCAGCTAGCGCAGAGACCGCATTTAGGGCGTTTTTGCAAAGCACGCTAAAAGAAAAACTAACTAATATAAGGGCACTAAAAAGATAAAATGCAAAGCTCTCATACATCGCTTGACCCTTTTAAATTTATATCCATCACTTCTGCCTTATCTTCATTTGTAAGCGCATTTGGCGTCTTTTTCACTAGGCTACTAGCATTTTTAGGTAGCGCGCCATAGCCCTCAAACTCGGTTTGATCTTTTAAAAATTTATCATCCGTTAAAAACTCATTTTTTGTACCAAAGAGGATTTTATTTTCACTTGCGACCTCGTACTCTTGCCCGCAAACTATGGCAAGCTCAGGGCAGACATCAGCGCAAAAACCGCAATACACACATCTGCTTAAATTTATCGTGTAGCTTGCGACCTTTTTGCGGCCATCTTCGCCAAGCGAAGTCTTCATCGAGATGCAGTTGCTAACGCAAATTTTCTCGCATAACCCACAGCCTATGCAGCGCTCATTTTCGCTTTCAACAAATTTTAAAAGCCTATGAATTCCCCTATATCTGGCGTTTAGCTCCATCTTTTGCATAGGGTATTTTAAAGTATGTGACTTGCTAAAGAGCATCTGCTTTATAGTGACTTTTAGTCCGATCAAAAGATCAGGCTTAAATGTGATAGCGATGAAGTGCTTAAATTTAT
This window harbors:
- the nuoK gene encoding NADH-quinone oxidoreductase subunit NuoK — encoded protein: MIGLTHYLILASLVFVIGLVGIMRRRNLIMLFFSSEILLNSANIALAAISKYYFDLTGQIIAFFIVAIAASEVAVGLGLLVLWYKKTGSISLDSMTNMKG
- a CDS encoding NADH-quinone oxidoreductase subunit J — translated: MYESFAFYLFSALILVSFSFSVLCKNALNAVSALAAGMVFISAIFFLLGAEFLGVVQIVVYTGAVVVLYAFAMMFFDTSKECEPKSGKKAKIIVYLLSSFIALLLIFIFLAPIYSAKQEVVNSTLANLGNIEAVGILLFSKYLLAFEMCAIMLLVAMVAGIILIHKDLDAQSKFEEML
- the nuoI gene encoding NADH-quinone oxidoreductase subunit NuoI; translation: MSEKKYILIDEKLKPKSAFDKFKHFIAITFKPDLLIGLKVTIKQMLFSKSHTLKYPMQKMELNARYRGIHRLLKFVESENERCIGCGLCEKICVSNCISMKTSLGEDGRKKVASYTINLSRCVYCGFCADVCPELAIVCGQEYEVASENKILFGTKNEFLTDDKFLKDQTEFEGYGALPKNASSLVKKTPNALTNEDKAEVMDINLKGSSDV